From a single Alloactinosynnema sp. L-07 genomic region:
- a CDS encoding WXG100 family type VII secretion target — protein sequence MIDLEQLVRRVTEQAEQAAAARDAAAQERRRRREVDDSYVNGGVNWNGYSLESLQRMVGDQANPNQLDMLADEWAKHGERIERAARDLSRSLNRLMNFWTGAASEGAARTVVSNAAWVAEMAGTAKQMADPIQDAGGALRSAQDTMPGKPSSAWYASAGGGAAAGFAIGGPVGAAFGAALGGIASAFGFGSNKKKLKRKAVQTMQRFEAAALGIDGSTPRFGGPANGVNPGTGPNHGRPPSTGVPGPGVHVPGGPGHPGWTGGPPPTNGGGVNVGTTPSFAPSFNTGWEGRWQGLTGFGAGSGQGAPGAGGLGGLGTGAFGGLGTGGLGAGRAGLGAGAGAGARGGAAGSGAGRGGGSRGGAGRFGRANGFGDAHGRGAGGYGTGAGAGKRGEDDGEHHRRVPIEEDPFAITDLKSAPPVIGL from the coding sequence ATGATCGACCTCGAACAACTGGTGCGCCGGGTCACGGAGCAGGCCGAGCAGGCCGCCGCCGCGCGCGACGCGGCCGCCCAGGAGCGCAGGCGCAGGCGGGAGGTCGACGACTCCTACGTCAACGGCGGCGTCAACTGGAACGGCTACAGCCTCGAATCGCTGCAGCGGATGGTCGGCGACCAGGCCAACCCCAACCAGCTCGACATGCTCGCCGACGAGTGGGCCAAGCACGGCGAGCGGATCGAGCGGGCCGCGCGCGACCTGTCGCGCTCGCTGAACCGGCTGATGAACTTCTGGACCGGCGCCGCTTCCGAGGGCGCTGCGCGGACCGTGGTCTCCAACGCCGCGTGGGTCGCGGAGATGGCGGGCACCGCCAAGCAGATGGCCGACCCCATCCAGGACGCGGGCGGCGCGCTGCGTTCGGCGCAGGACACGATGCCGGGCAAGCCGAGCAGCGCGTGGTACGCCTCGGCGGGCGGCGGCGCGGCGGCTGGCTTCGCCATCGGCGGCCCGGTGGGCGCCGCGTTCGGCGCCGCGCTGGGCGGCATCGCCAGCGCGTTCGGCTTCGGCAGCAACAAGAAGAAGCTCAAGCGCAAGGCCGTGCAGACCATGCAGCGCTTCGAGGCCGCGGCCCTGGGCATCGACGGCAGCACCCCGCGCTTCGGCGGACCGGCGAACGGGGTCAACCCCGGCACCGGCCCCAACCACGGCAGGCCGCCGAGCACCGGCGTCCCCGGCCCCGGCGTGCACGTTCCCGGCGGACCGGGCCACCCCGGCTGGACCGGCGGCCCGCCGCCCACCAACGGCGGCGGCGTCAACGTCGGCACCACGCCCTCGTTCGCCCCGAGCTTCAACACCGGCTGGGAGGGCCGCTGGCAGGGCCTCACCGGCTTCGGCGCGGGCTCCGGCCAAGGTGCTCCCGGCGCGGGTGGCCTGGGCGGGCTCGGCACGGGCGCGTTCGGTGGCCTCGGCACCGGCGGACTCGGCGCGGGGCGGGCCGGACTCGGCGCTGGAGCCGGTGCGGGAGCCCGCGGCGGCGCGGCGGGCTCGGGCGCTGGTCGCGGCGGCGGGAGCCGAGGCGGCGCGGGTCGGTTCGGCCGGGCCAACGGATTCGGCGACGCCCACGGACGCGGCGCGGGCGGCTACGGCACGGGCGCTGGCGCGGGCAAGCGCGGCGAGGACGACGGCGAACACCACCGCCGCGTGCCGATCGAGGAAGACCCGTTCGCCATCACCGACCTGAAGTCCGCACCGCCGGTCATCGGCCTCTAG
- a CDS encoding ESX secretion-associated protein EspG gives MDTRTALHPVEVDLLCTFAEVEVPFPIEIPSAGQTDIERGVLFSGAAQQLRDRGLADERGPLDVAEEFVYLLRACTGVIDLVLRKADSTLGVAVLTAQDEALLVIQDSADPNGMVRVQAATLDDALGRLDRLVPRVDATMSTPFSLPKRALENAFDAMLSRMPENGAEPNPLSQNEIDELLRSHGIDDRAARRMISYLQPVEGSGQIGTARRDDTEDQWHRVGDEIRWIDTPRGRFRLAGGTGEDADWMSVNPLGSEELRSAVRVLAGHVRR, from the coding sequence ATGGACACCCGCACCGCGCTGCACCCGGTCGAGGTCGACCTGCTGTGCACCTTCGCCGAGGTCGAGGTTCCGTTCCCGATCGAGATCCCGTCGGCGGGCCAGACCGACATCGAGCGCGGCGTGCTGTTCAGCGGTGCGGCCCAACAGCTCCGCGACCGCGGACTCGCCGACGAACGCGGCCCGCTCGACGTCGCCGAGGAGTTCGTCTACCTGCTGCGCGCCTGCACCGGGGTCATCGATCTGGTGCTGCGCAAGGCGGACAGCACACTCGGGGTGGCTGTGCTGACCGCCCAGGACGAGGCCCTGCTGGTCATCCAGGACAGCGCCGACCCCAACGGCATGGTGCGGGTCCAGGCCGCCACCCTCGATGATGCCCTCGGCAGGCTCGACCGCTTGGTGCCGCGCGTTGACGCGACGATGTCGACGCCGTTCAGTTTGCCCAAGCGGGCGCTCGAGAACGCTTTCGACGCAATGCTTTCCCGCATGCCCGAGAACGGCGCCGAGCCGAACCCGTTGTCACAGAACGAGATCGACGAGCTGCTGCGCTCCCACGGCATCGACGACCGGGCCGCCCGCCGCATGATCTCGTACCTGCAGCCGGTGGAGGGCAGCGGCCAGATCGGCACCGCCCGGCGGGATGACACCGAGGACCAGTGGCACCGCGTCGGCGACGAGATCCGCTGGATCGACACCCCGCGCGGCCGGTTCCGCTTGGCGGGCGGCACGGGCGAGGACGCGGACTGGATGAGCGTCAACCCCTTGGGGTCGGAGGAACTCCGCTCAGCCGTGCGCGTCCTCGCGGGCCACGTCCGGCGCTGA